Proteins from a single region of Barnesiella propionica:
- the purT gene encoding formate-dependent phosphoribosylglycinamide formyltransferase yields MAKIGSVLTSVGKKALLCGSGELGKEVAIELQRYGVEVIALDKYPHAPAMQIAHRNYVISMLDGKKLREIIEKEHPDHIIPEVEAIATDTLVALEKEGFSVSPTARAAYLTMNREGIRRLAAEELKIPTSPYRFASTREEFEEAVRTVGIPCVVKPIMSSSGHGQSVIRSTEDIDNSWHYAQEGGRAGAGRVIVEGFVKFDYEITLLTVRHSAGTSFLKPIGHIQVDGDYRESWQPQAMSPIALKKAQEIAKKVTDALGGFGIFGVELFIQGEDVLFSEVSPRPHDTGMVTMISQDQSEFALHAKAILGLPVPGIRFYGPSASRAIVIEGDTDKVEFDNLENVLSEEDVQIRIFGKPEVTGHRRFGVILALADTVENARAKADRAYKKLKINILPR; encoded by the coding sequence ATGGCAAAAATAGGATCAGTCTTGACAAGTGTCGGAAAAAAAGCTCTGTTATGCGGTTCCGGCGAATTAGGTAAAGAAGTAGCTATCGAGTTGCAACGTTACGGAGTAGAGGTGATAGCCCTCGATAAATACCCCCATGCACCAGCTATGCAAATAGCCCACCGCAATTACGTAATTTCTATGCTGGACGGTAAAAAATTACGGGAAATTATTGAAAAAGAACATCCGGACCATATCATCCCGGAAGTAGAAGCTATTGCTACCGACACATTGGTCGCCTTGGAAAAAGAAGGATTTTCTGTATCACCAACAGCCCGGGCTGCATATCTCACCATGAACCGGGAAGGCATACGCAGATTAGCTGCCGAAGAATTAAAAATACCCACATCCCCTTATCGTTTCGCATCCACACGCGAAGAATTTGAAGAGGCCGTCAGGACCGTAGGAATTCCATGTGTTGTAAAGCCCATCATGAGTTCATCGGGGCACGGCCAAAGCGTTATACGTTCTACCGAAGACATTGATAATTCCTGGCATTATGCACAAGAAGGAGGACGAGCCGGAGCCGGCCGTGTTATCGTAGAAGGATTCGTAAAATTCGACTACGAGATCACGTTACTTACAGTAAGGCATTCTGCCGGAACCTCATTTCTCAAACCTATTGGTCATATTCAGGTTGACGGAGATTACCGGGAGTCCTGGCAACCGCAGGCGATGTCTCCTATAGCATTAAAAAAAGCACAGGAAATTGCAAAAAAAGTAACGGATGCCTTGGGAGGATTCGGAATTTTCGGAGTCGAACTTTTTATACAAGGAGAAGATGTCTTGTTCAGTGAAGTTTCTCCACGACCCCATGATACAGGAATGGTTACAATGATCTCACAAGATCAATCAGAGTTTGCATTACATGCAAAAGCCATACTCGGATTACCAGTACCGGGAATACGTTTCTACGGCCCCTCTGCTTCACGGGCAATTGTTATTGAAGGAGATACGGATAAAGTAGAGTTTGATAACCTGGAAAATGTCTTGAGCGAAGAAGATGTACAAATTCGTATATTTGGAAAGCCGGAAGTAACAGGACACCGTAGATTCGGTGTTATTCTTGCTTTAGCAGACACAGTAGAAAACGCCCGGGCAAAGGCGGATAGAGCCTACAAAAAATTAAAGATAAATATTTTACCCCGATAA
- a CDS encoding GumC family protein, translating into MSEQNINQPQQNAPAEEEINLRDILDLLISQWKWFALSICICLGIAFLYLKQATPIYTRTASVMIKDDRRGGAITESAAFQELGAFNIKSNVDNEILLFESKRLMEEVVRLLKLDVNYTEDMGLQTIDLYRNTPIEVSFVDDDDKSYSGFTAKKKGKEIYLSDLRTSAQVSDIDRDLTIKASLYDTISTPIGKLVIKPTPYFDSWKNEIRISKNPVKAVAASYKGRMNVSLIGKTTSSVSITLQDPNPKRAEDVINTLIDVYNLDGTNDKKKVAESTANFIDERLLIIGKELGEVDSEIANFKSTNKLTDISSEAQSQLQQSSAFKKEGLSLENQINLALFIKEYLSDEKHVSELLPANTGVADLGINEQIKEYNTLLLNRDRLIANSGNNSPVVQDLNSSLVSMRKSLLRSVDNLLASLKISMEQIREQENRTMNRIASVPSQEKAVISITRQQKIKEELYLYLLNKREENALSMAITENNARIIDEAAGSNTPIAPKKAVVLLAALIIGCIIPAAIIYLRIILNNTVRSRKDIEDKLSVPFLGEVPMADGSSDDNIVVKENGIDSTSEAFRIIRTNMEFMKMSHDMKVIQFTSANPGSGKTFVASNLAMTLALSSKKVVIIDLDLRKRTLSKSLKSSKNGITSYLSGQASINDILHKGEHENLYVINAGPLPPNPAELLLSKKLEDLIAELKTQFEYIILDNVPSTMVADAAIVNRVSDLTIYVIRQGLMDRRQLPEIERLYTEHKFTNMCIILNGIKFGRTGYGYGYGYGYGYGYGYGYGYGNEHQHKKKGLFSFLKRKK; encoded by the coding sequence ATGAGCGAACAAAATATAAATCAACCTCAACAAAACGCACCGGCTGAAGAAGAAATAAATCTGCGCGACATACTCGATCTGCTGATCTCCCAATGGAAATGGTTTGCACTGTCGATCTGTATTTGTTTGGGAATAGCCTTTTTATATTTGAAGCAAGCCACCCCCATTTATACCCGTACAGCCTCTGTAATGATTAAGGACGACCGACGGGGAGGCGCTATCACCGAATCTGCAGCATTTCAGGAGTTGGGAGCATTTAATATCAAAAGCAACGTAGATAACGAAATACTTCTTTTCGAATCGAAAAGATTAATGGAAGAAGTCGTCCGTCTATTAAAATTAGACGTCAATTATACCGAAGATATGGGATTACAGACAATAGATTTATACCGTAATACTCCTATTGAAGTATCTTTTGTAGATGACGATGATAAAAGCTACTCCGGATTCACAGCCAAAAAGAAAGGAAAAGAAATCTATCTGTCCGATCTCCGTACGTCAGCACAAGTATCCGACATAGACCGTGATTTAACAATCAAAGCATCTCTTTATGATACAATATCCACTCCCATCGGAAAATTGGTTATCAAACCCACTCCTTACTTCGACTCCTGGAAAAATGAAATAAGAATAAGCAAAAACCCCGTAAAAGCAGTCGCCGCGTCTTACAAAGGAAGAATGAATGTTTCCCTTATTGGCAAGACGACCAGCTCCGTCTCCATTACCTTACAAGATCCGAATCCCAAGCGGGCTGAAGATGTCATAAACACACTCATAGACGTTTACAACCTGGACGGCACGAATGACAAAAAAAAGGTGGCTGAAAGTACGGCAAATTTCATTGACGAGCGCTTGCTTATCATCGGCAAAGAACTCGGAGAAGTAGATAGTGAGATAGCCAACTTTAAAAGTACAAACAAACTTACGGATATTTCCTCCGAGGCACAATCTCAATTACAACAAAGTTCCGCGTTTAAGAAAGAGGGACTTAGTCTGGAAAATCAAATAAATCTGGCTTTATTTATAAAAGAGTATCTGTCCGACGAAAAACATGTCTCAGAACTTTTACCTGCAAATACGGGTGTTGCCGATTTGGGAATTAACGAACAAATAAAAGAATATAACACCCTTTTATTAAACAGAGACAGACTGATAGCCAATTCCGGAAATAACAGCCCTGTCGTTCAGGATTTAAATAGCTCATTGGTTTCAATGCGCAAGAGCTTATTGCGGTCTGTAGACAATCTACTGGCATCACTGAAAATTTCTATGGAACAAATCCGGGAACAAGAAAACCGTACGATGAACCGTATCGCATCCGTACCTTCCCAGGAAAAAGCTGTTATCAGTATTACGCGTCAGCAAAAAATCAAAGAAGAATTATACCTTTATCTGTTAAATAAACGGGAAGAAAATGCCCTGAGCATGGCTATTACAGAGAACAACGCCCGTATTATAGACGAAGCCGCTGGCAGTAACACGCCTATTGCCCCTAAAAAAGCTGTTGTTCTGTTAGCTGCGTTAATCATAGGATGTATTATTCCTGCCGCTATTATCTATTTACGTATCATTCTCAACAATACAGTCCGTTCCCGAAAAGATATAGAAGATAAACTATCCGTACCGTTTCTGGGAGAAGTACCTATGGCAGATGGTTCTTCCGATGACAATATAGTTGTAAAAGAAAACGGCATAGACAGTACATCGGAAGCATTCCGTATTATCCGTACCAATATGGAATTCATGAAGATGTCCCATGATATGAAAGTTATTCAGTTTACTTCGGCCAATCCGGGTTCAGGTAAAACATTCGTAGCGTCGAACCTAGCCATGACATTAGCTTTATCTTCCAAAAAAGTCGTCATAATCGACCTCGATTTACGTAAAAGGACTCTGAGTAAATCTTTAAAAAGCAGTAAAAACGGTATAACCAGTTATCTTTCAGGACAAGCCAGCATTAATGATATTCTCCATAAGGGCGAGCACGAGAATCTTTACGTAATTAACGCAGGGCCTTTGCCTCCGAATCCGGCAGAACTTCTACTAAGTAAAAAACTGGAAGATCTTATTGCCGAACTCAAAACGCAATTCGAATATATAATTCTGGATAACGTACCATCTACAATGGTTGCCGATGCCGCTATAGTAAATAGAGTAAGTGATCTGACCATATATGTTATTCGTCAAGGACTTATGGATCGACGTCAGCTTCCTGAAATAGAAAGATTATATACTGAGCACAAATTTACCAATATGTGCATCATACTGAACGGAATCAAATTCGGCCGTACGGGATATGGATACGGTTACGGGTATGGGTACGGATATGGTTACGGGTATGGATACGGATATGGAAACGAACACCAACATAAGAAAAAAGGATTATTTTCCTTTCTCAAAAGGAAAAAATAA
- a CDS encoding polysaccharide biosynthesis/export family protein has translation MKSYLYVIGLFLLITTACNSSKKVIYLQNGDTMKIEEIVPQEIHIQQNDLLGITVNSKNAELALPFNMPTVAYQAGTNGNVSGTQALQGYLVDEQGNINFPILGTIHVEGLTRSQLTHLLEQKLKNGNYIKDPVVTVKFLNFKISVIGEVNQPGSFPISNERVTILDALSMAGDLTIYGKRDRVAVIREIDGKRSITYNDLRNTDLFKSPTYYLQQNDVIYVEPNSRKAEQQNINQNNSIGVWISILSFLTTLGILIFK, from the coding sequence ATGAAATCATACCTATATGTAATCGGTTTATTTTTGCTGATTACGACAGCATGCAATTCCTCAAAAAAAGTAATATACCTGCAAAACGGGGATACAATGAAAATTGAAGAAATAGTTCCTCAAGAAATTCACATACAACAAAACGATCTGTTAGGAATTACAGTAAACAGTAAAAATGCAGAATTGGCACTTCCTTTCAATATGCCGACTGTTGCTTATCAGGCAGGCACAAACGGAAATGTATCCGGGACTCAGGCCCTACAAGGGTATCTGGTAGACGAACAGGGAAATATAAATTTTCCGATACTGGGCACTATTCATGTAGAAGGTCTCACCCGTAGCCAGCTGACGCATTTATTGGAACAAAAGCTAAAAAACGGGAACTACATAAAAGACCCGGTAGTCACTGTAAAGTTCCTCAATTTTAAAATATCGGTAATTGGAGAAGTAAACCAACCCGGCTCTTTCCCTATCTCCAATGAAAGAGTAACCATACTCGACGCCTTAAGTATGGCAGGAGATCTAACAATTTATGGGAAACGCGACCGTGTTGCAGTAATAAGAGAAATTGACGGCAAACGGTCCATTACCTATAACGATTTGAGAAATACCGATCTGTTTAAGTCCCCCACTTATTATTTACAACAAAACGACGTTATATACGTAGAGCCGAATAGCAGAAAAGCAGAACAACAAAACATCAACCAAAATAACAGTATTGGGGTATGGATATCCATACTTTCATTCTTAACAACACTAGGAATTCTCATTTTTAAATAA
- the porT gene encoding type IX secretion/gliding motility protein PorT/SprT, with protein MNVSRYTVLILTVLLPFCTFAQNRKVQNLPYADLKRIHLGFSVGTHIQDLTFTHSGNMNGNGEVWFMEVPEFSPGFSVNLTGDLYLCDHLNLRFTPGMYFGNKTVKMREETSGEYVIQDIKSNYVVLPVDIKFSSKRYNNYRPYLTGGIMGTFDVSKKRSEYLKLNTFDFYLSIGFGCDLYLPFFKLIPELKFCFGLTDVINHKRKDLTDPLNIKYTDALKKAASNMVVLTFYFE; from the coding sequence ATGAATGTATCCCGATATACTGTTTTAATTCTGACGGTACTATTGCCGTTTTGTACTTTTGCCCAGAATAGGAAAGTGCAGAATTTGCCATACGCCGATTTAAAACGCATTCATCTGGGATTTTCAGTAGGAACTCACATACAAGACCTCACATTCACACATTCCGGGAATATGAATGGGAACGGAGAAGTCTGGTTCATGGAAGTACCCGAATTCTCTCCGGGATTTTCTGTAAACCTTACCGGAGACCTGTATTTGTGTGATCATTTAAACCTTCGGTTTACACCAGGTATGTATTTCGGCAACAAGACCGTCAAAATGAGAGAAGAAACATCCGGCGAATATGTTATTCAGGACATAAAATCTAATTATGTAGTTTTACCTGTGGATATAAAATTCAGCTCCAAACGATATAACAATTACAGACCTTACCTGACAGGAGGTATCATGGGAACATTCGATGTTTCGAAAAAACGGAGTGAATACCTGAAGCTCAATACATTTGACTTTTATTTGAGCATAGGATTCGGATGTGACTTATACCTTCCATTCTTTAAACTTATTCCTGAACTGAAATTTTGTTTCGGCCTCACCGATGTGATCAATCATAAGCGGAAAGACCTGACAGACCCGCTAAATATAAAATATACAGATGCCTTAAAAAAGGCCGCCTCCAATATGGTTGTCCTTACTTTCTATTTCGAATAA
- a CDS encoding nucleoside-diphosphate sugar epimerase/dehydratase, translated as MALKNYFSKFIAHRYLNRWIILFVDIFLSLLSTLSAYLLITYVAGNIIPHKYIFGIMGLSILCSLLSFLFWRTYRSIIRHSTFKEIWKTAISLFTKDLLFFIVAVYSVSSISYHWIILFAIIDFMISLFLLLGLRVGLIALYDFVISHSSNHPRQKRILIFGTDNEAASIASGFRHSPIQGYTIAGFLNTDGKTSALNISGFNVYQANDADSFKRLIKGQNIQAILFSSNKVARNEKEHILSYCKELKIQVLVVPELDELKTGKNVTHNIREIRIEDLLGREEIKVTMEEIISNFKDKTVMVTGAAGSIGSELCRQLATFGIKKLILFDSAETPMHTFRLELEEKYPELNFVPCIGDVRLLARVDFAYRKYRPDIVFHAAAYKHVPLMEENPCEAIRVNVHGTRNVADLAVKYGVKRFIMVSTDKAVNPSNIMGASKRLAEIYIQSLSIAIGEGKIEGETKFITTRFGNVLGSNGSVIPRFRAQINEGGPVTVTHPDIIRYFMTIPEACRLVMEAATMGKGAEIFIFEMGEPVKIADMARRMIELAGFEPDIDIKIKYTGLRPGEKLYEELLSDEENTKPTRHPKIRIAHVREYDYPIVSKEIEIVEEYARIVNIPATVRKMKEIVPEFKSRNSVYEQYDKKEEKAEIVNNH; from the coding sequence ATGGCTCTTAAAAATTATTTCTCTAAGTTTATTGCCCACAGATACTTAAATCGTTGGATTATTTTATTCGTAGACATATTTCTATCGTTATTAAGTACATTATCCGCTTACCTGCTTATCACTTATGTTGCCGGAAACATTATCCCGCATAAATACATTTTCGGCATTATGGGATTGTCTATATTATGTAGCCTGCTTTCTTTTCTCTTCTGGAGAACATATCGCAGTATAATAAGGCACAGCACTTTTAAGGAGATATGGAAAACAGCCATATCCTTATTCACCAAAGACCTGCTCTTTTTTATAGTTGCCGTTTATTCAGTCAGCAGCATATCATATCATTGGATAATATTATTTGCTATAATAGATTTTATGATATCCCTGTTCCTGCTTTTGGGACTTCGGGTAGGGCTTATAGCACTATATGATTTCGTCATTTCTCATTCTTCAAATCATCCGCGGCAAAAGAGGATTTTGATATTCGGGACCGACAATGAAGCCGCCAGCATAGCCTCAGGATTCAGACACTCTCCCATCCAGGGATATACGATCGCCGGTTTTTTGAATACCGACGGCAAAACATCCGCTCTCAACATCTCGGGCTTCAATGTTTATCAAGCGAATGACGCCGACTCTTTCAAACGGCTAATAAAAGGACAAAACATACAAGCTATACTTTTCTCAAGCAACAAAGTAGCAAGAAATGAAAAAGAACATATTCTAAGCTATTGCAAAGAACTCAAAATACAGGTATTGGTTGTTCCCGAACTGGACGAACTTAAAACGGGAAAAAACGTAACTCACAACATTCGGGAAATACGTATCGAAGACCTTCTGGGACGTGAAGAAATAAAAGTCACTATGGAGGAAATAATCTCCAATTTCAAAGATAAAACCGTCATGGTAACGGGAGCTGCAGGTTCTATCGGAAGCGAATTATGCCGTCAGTTAGCCACATTTGGCATAAAAAAACTTATTCTCTTCGATTCAGCCGAAACGCCAATGCATACATTTCGCCTGGAATTGGAAGAAAAATATCCCGAGCTCAATTTTGTCCCTTGTATCGGTGACGTACGCCTCCTCGCACGAGTCGATTTTGCTTACCGTAAATATCGTCCTGACATCGTATTTCACGCTGCCGCCTATAAACACGTCCCTTTAATGGAAGAAAACCCCTGCGAAGCCATTCGGGTAAATGTTCATGGCACACGCAACGTAGCCGACCTCGCTGTAAAATACGGAGTAAAACGCTTCATTATGGTTTCCACAGATAAAGCCGTTAATCCGTCCAACATTATGGGAGCATCTAAACGTTTGGCTGAAATATATATACAAAGTCTTAGCATTGCAATAGGAGAAGGAAAAATCGAAGGTGAGACCAAATTCATTACAACACGTTTCGGTAATGTATTAGGAAGCAACGGATCTGTCATTCCTCGCTTCCGGGCACAAATAAATGAAGGAGGCCCTGTTACTGTAACCCATCCTGATATTATTCGATATTTTATGACCATTCCCGAAGCGTGCCGCCTGGTTATGGAAGCCGCCACCATGGGAAAAGGTGCGGAGATATTTATTTTTGAAATGGGAGAGCCCGTTAAAATAGCCGATATGGCACGCCGTATGATAGAACTGGCCGGATTCGAACCCGATATCGACATCAAAATAAAATATACAGGACTGCGCCCGGGTGAAAAATTATATGAAGAATTACTGAGCGATGAAGAAAATACAAAACCGACGCGCCATCCTAAGATACGGATTGCACACGTACGTGAATATGATTATCCCATCGTTTCAAAAGAAATAGAAATTGTAGAAGAATATGCAAGAATAGTCAATATTCCGGCAACAGTCCGCAAAATGAAAGAAATTGTTCCCGAATTTAAATCAAGAAATTCAGTCTATGAACAATATGATAAAAAAGAAGAAAAGGCCGAAATTGTGAATAATCATTAA